The genome window ACCCACCAGGCACTGTGGCACTGTTGTGCATGGGGTCTTTGATGGAGTGGATGTCGCAGGGTGTTCAGAGATGTCCATTGGGCAAAGTGGCCTTACTGCACCACCTCGTTGAAGGCCTTACTATGCCACCTCGTTAAGGGCCTTACTACACCACCTTGTTGAGGGCCTTACTATGCCACCTTGTTGAGGGCCTTACTGGCCTGGGTTTAGCTAATTGGTGGCTGCGGCAACTTGTGACTCCACTAGAGGACAGGGCACCTGGCCCTTTGTTCTGAAAGGAGCTGAGCAGAGGGCCTGCGCTCAGCCTCACAGGTGCCCCTCCCCTGCTGGGCCACGGGGCTTCTCCCCAGGTCTTTGGGGTTGAGGAAGGCCCTGCAGTCATGCTGACTGCCTCCTAACAAGAGCCTGCCTAGGACAACCAGCCCCAGGAGTGGCACCCACACAGACCCCAGGGGCAGACCTGACAGCCAGGGAGCTCCACCCTGTCTGTTCTCTCTTTGACCCTGTCCAGTCCTCCCATCTTGGGCCATGGACAGCTACTGCTAGTTGCAGCCTCTGCCTCAAGGTTGCCTGGGTCTCTGCCCAGCTCTGCCCTTTGAGGGCTTTGCTTGCTTGTTCCAGTGCCCACAGCTTCTCTGGGCTGCCCTGCCTAGCAGCTGAGGGCTGGCTGCTCCCCGGGGCTACGAGGGCTCACACAGTGCATGAGTGAGATGGCTTCCAATTCCTCCAAGCCCTCTTGGGCCTGGACTCCTGCCCAGCCCACCTGTGCTCCTGCCTGACCCACTTCAGCCTGGGCCATCCCTGGCCTGCCCAACCTCTTCCCTGCTCAGTCCAGCTGTCCTACCCACCTCCTCATAGAGGGACATGCCGCGGGTTGTGTCCAGGCTCTTGGGCCTCTTAGTCTGAAAAAGCAGAGACCCAGTCACCTTGTCCAATGATGTTTCCCaggccccatccccacccccgcTCCTCTCCAGCTCCCCCCTCACAAGGTTCCGGGCTCCAGCCTCACCAGCCTCCACTTCTCCAGACAGATGTCGAAGCTCCTGGCTCGGTTGGGCACCAGCTTTCTCAGGGGCACCCGGAGCTCCCCCAGGGGAGGCGCCCGCCACCGTCGCCGCAGCCGTGggtcctcacacacacacaacctggtGGCCACCCGGGTCAAACCTGGCCAGGCCAGCCCCAGCCCATCCTCCTGCCTTGCCCCCTGGTGTCCCTGGTCCTCACCGCAGGGTCTTGTGCCCAGCATCTTGGCGGGTGAAGCCATGATAGGTGAGTGTCTCCTCCCAGATAGGTCCTCTTGTGCCACGAACTGTGCGTGTCCGGAgctggctggcctgggggccagccAGGATGGGTCAGGGCCTTCCACAGTCCAGACAATTTCCCCTTGGCCCTGTGCCCTGCCTCCCTGATAGAGCCCCCAGTTGCACATCCCTGGGACTGGGACCCAGGCCATGGAGTGGGGAATCAAGGCAGGGCCAGAGAGGTACCCCAGTCTGGGCATGTGGCCACAGGGCAACAATAGGGATCTGGGGCTTGCCCTCACCTTGCTGGGCCCTGGCAGCAGATTGGCTTTGACATAGGTGTCCACGGAGCCTGAGGCAGGGGACTTGAGGCCCTGGGGACAGACAGTGGGTATGGGGTAGGCCTGTGGCCCAGCCCCCTGTCCCAGGGACCCTGCCCCCATTCTCACCTTGGCACAATGAGCCGTGCAGTGCAGGGCACTATTGTCCGCATCGAAAAGCAGCGTGAACTTGAGGGTGCCTAGGGCAGCTGCgggcaggcagcaggcagggtCAGCTCCTACCTCAGCTCCACCTGCCCCCCATGGTGCCGTGCCTCCTTCCAGGGATGCTCCAGACCCTACCCTGGCTGGGCTGAGCTTGGGGTGCCCCCTCGTGCCCACCCCTACTCACTGCTGTCATCTGAGTCTCCCTCTGGCTGGCAGTCAGACTGTGGCTGGGGTGCCGAGGGGATGGTGGGGGCCACCGCGGGGTGCAGGTCCCCGGTGCACAGGCTGGGCTCCGCAAAGGGGTAAAAGTGCGGGAAGTAGTCGGAGATGAGGTGGATGGGCCGGATGGGGCCAGGGCTCACGTCGATGGCCATGTGCTCCTGCATGCTCACCCGCTGCGGCCGCCGCCCACCTGCTGCCACCGTGCCTGCCATGGGGGCTCAGACACGGGGTGGGGACTCAGAGAAACCCCTGCAGGCCAGGGGGAATGCACACGGCCACCGAGGTGGGGTGAAGAGGCATTGCCGAGGCCACTGAGGGGTCCTGGGCAGCAGCCGGGACCTGAGGACAGAGCACAGGGTCAAGGGGGGCAGACGTGGGGGCTCCAGCctggggggctggggcagggtcTGGGGAGTTGT of Cynocephalus volans isolate mCynVol1 chromosome 4, mCynVol1.pri, whole genome shotgun sequence contains these proteins:
- the LOC134375461 gene encoding double C2-like domain-containing protein gamma isoform X1: MAGTVAAGGRRPQRVSMQEHMAIDVSPGPIRPIHLISDYFPHFYPFAEPSLCTGDLHPAVAPTIPSAPQPQSDCQPEGDSDDSTALGTLKFTLLFDADNSALHCTAHCAKVRMGAGSLGQGAGPQAYPIPTVCPQGLKSPASGSVDTYVKANLLPGPSKASQLRTRTVRGTRGPIWEETLTYHGFTRQDAGHKTLRLCVCEDPRLRRRWRAPPLGELRVPLRKLVPNRARSFDICLEKWRLTKRPKSLDTTRGMSLYEEEVEAEVAGEERGRILLSLCYSSQQGGLLVGVLRCAHLAPMDANGYSDPFVRLFLHPNSGKKSKYKTSVRKKTLNPEFNEEFFYAGPREDLAQKTLLVSVWDYDLGTANDFIGGVQLNSCASGERLRHWRECLGHSDHRLELWHLLDGTPPQLSN
- the LOC134375461 gene encoding double C2-like domain-containing protein gamma isoform X2, encoding MAGTVAAGGRRPQRVSMQEHMAIDVSPGPIRPIHLISDYFPHFYPFAEPSLCTGDLHPAVAPTIPSAPQPQSDCQPEGDSDDSTALGTLKFTLLFDADNSALHCTAHCAKGLKSPASGSVDTYVKANLLPGPSKASQLRTRTVRGTRGPIWEETLTYHGFTRQDAGHKTLRLCVCEDPRLRRRWRAPPLGELRVPLRKLVPNRARSFDICLEKWRLTKRPKSLDTTRGMSLYEEEVEAEVAGEERGRILLSLCYSSQQGGLLVGVLRCAHLAPMDANGYSDPFVRLFLHPNSGKKSKYKTSVRKKTLNPEFNEEFFYAGPREDLAQKTLLVSVWDYDLGTANDFIGGVQLNSCASGERLRHWRECLGHSDHRLELWHLLDGTPPQLSN